In the genome of Gemmatimonadota bacterium, one region contains:
- a CDS encoding nucleotidyltransferase family protein, with product MTKRASAGRRTVGIILAAGSSSRMGRPKQLLPYRGKPLLQHTLDLAAPLLPEVIVVLGHAADEIQSALTFPSNARAVLNPDYASGQGASLRAGLASAGDGWSSAVILLGDQPGIGAEVLRMVLEEHKRSGAPVVRTAYAGVPGHPVVLEQSVWQELGADSGDVGARAWIAMHPERVATIALPSPPPIEVDTEEDYLRLLETE from the coding sequence GTGACCAAAAGGGCATCCGCGGGGCGCCGCACCGTCGGGATCATCCTCGCGGCCGGCTCCTCCTCCCGTATGGGGCGCCCGAAGCAGCTCCTTCCCTACCGGGGAAAACCGCTCCTCCAGCACACTCTCGACCTGGCCGCTCCCCTTCTCCCGGAAGTGATCGTGGTCCTCGGACACGCGGCGGATGAGATCCAATCCGCGCTCACCTTCCCGTCCAACGCCCGCGCTGTCCTGAACCCGGACTACGCCTCCGGACAGGGGGCGTCTCTTCGCGCAGGGCTCGCCTCGGCCGGGGACGGATGGTCTTCCGCCGTCATCCTCCTGGGGGACCAGCCGGGAATCGGCGCGGAGGTCCTTCGCATGGTGCTCGAGGAGCACAAGCGCTCGGGAGCGCCGGTCGTCCGCACAGCCTATGCGGGAGTCCCCGGGCACCCCGTGGTCCTCGAACAGTCCGTCTGGCAGGAGCTCGGCGCGGACTCGGGCGACGTGGGCGCGCGCGCCTGGATCGCGATGCATCCCGAGCGGGTTGCGACGATCGCGCTCCCCTCCCCTCCTCCGATCGAGGTGGACACGGAGGAGGACTACCTGCGCCTCCTCGAAACGGAGTAG
- a CDS encoding molybdopterin-binding protein: MKFGPVPVEEARGKILAHNMTDPDGRRVLRKGQEVDDAVVATLRDLGQASVYVAALQADDVHEDRAAATVASVMLGPGVSAAPAHAGRVNVHADALGVLRVDADALSRLNQIEGFTVATLATHSVVRPGDRVATIKIIPYAVPWEAVARAEALAGASPIVSVRPIAPQEVGIVLVGSRGAWGNLESGLGEAIRGRVEALGCATTPPAFAPMDEVALAEVLRRQVSGGARVVVVAGETAIMDAGDLIPRGIRRAGGRVEHLGLAMDPGHLLLLADLEGIPVVGAPGCVRSPSPDGFHAVLPRLLAGEKLTRSDLQALGHGGLLSDPRKR, encoded by the coding sequence ATGAAGTTCGGCCCCGTCCCGGTCGAGGAGGCGCGCGGGAAGATCCTGGCGCACAACATGACCGATCCGGACGGCCGGCGCGTCCTGCGGAAGGGGCAAGAGGTGGACGACGCGGTCGTCGCGACTCTTCGCGACCTCGGTCAGGCTTCGGTTTACGTCGCGGCGCTCCAGGCGGACGACGTACACGAGGACCGGGCCGCGGCGACGGTGGCCTCCGTCATGTTGGGACCGGGGGTGAGCGCCGCTCCCGCGCACGCCGGACGGGTGAACGTGCACGCCGACGCGCTCGGGGTCCTGCGGGTTGACGCCGACGCCCTCTCCCGCTTGAACCAGATCGAGGGGTTCACCGTCGCGACGCTCGCGACCCATTCGGTGGTCCGGCCGGGCGATCGGGTCGCTACCATCAAGATCATCCCGTACGCCGTCCCCTGGGAGGCGGTGGCTCGGGCCGAAGCGCTCGCGGGAGCGAGCCCCATCGTCTCGGTCCGCCCGATCGCTCCGCAGGAGGTCGGCATCGTCCTCGTCGGAAGCCGCGGGGCGTGGGGGAATTTGGAGTCAGGTCTCGGGGAAGCGATTCGCGGACGGGTGGAGGCGCTCGGGTGCGCCACGACGCCTCCCGCCTTTGCCCCGATGGACGAGGTCGCCCTCGCCGAAGTTCTTCGAAGGCAGGTGTCCGGCGGTGCGCGGGTCGTGGTGGTCGCGGGGGAGACGGCCATCATGGACGCCGGCGACCTGATTCCGCGCGGCATCCGGCGGGCGGGGGGACGTGTCGAGCACCTCGGCCTCGCGATGGACCCCGGCCACCTCCTTCTTCTCGCCGACCTCGAGGGGATCCCGGTCGTGGGCGCCCCCGGATGCGTCCGGAGCCCGTCGCCGGACGGTTTCCACGCGGTGCTCCCTCGCCTCCTCGCCGGCGAAAAGCTCACGCGAAGCGACCTCCAGGCGCTGGGCCATGGGGGCCTCCTTTCTGACCCGCGAAAGCGGTGA
- a CDS encoding XdhC/CoxI family protein, whose protein sequence is MVTSGELFGEFVEKVREGKPAALATVIEGPGATGARMLLDRSGILGGTLGDEALDRSVRERTAALLREGASEVFEAGPVRVFIEVHLPPPRLVIVGAVHIAITLGRLAREMGFRVVVSDARGRFATPERFPDVDELILGWPSEVLPQLQLDEFSYVVVITHDAKLDNPALVAALRSPAPYVGALGSKRTHARRMKALREAGLSDEEIGRIHAPIGLEIGARTPQEIALATMAEIVAVRNGAWAADGAGGPR, encoded by the coding sequence GTGGTGACCTCCGGCGAGCTCTTCGGAGAGTTCGTCGAAAAGGTTCGCGAGGGAAAACCCGCGGCGCTCGCCACCGTCATCGAGGGGCCTGGCGCAACCGGCGCGCGGATGCTCCTGGACCGGAGCGGGATCCTTGGCGGCACCCTCGGGGACGAGGCGCTGGACCGGAGCGTCCGCGAACGTACGGCCGCACTCCTCCGCGAGGGCGCGTCGGAAGTTTTCGAAGCGGGACCCGTCCGCGTCTTCATCGAGGTCCACCTCCCTCCTCCCCGGCTCGTGATCGTCGGTGCCGTCCACATCGCGATCACCCTCGGCCGCCTCGCTCGCGAGATGGGGTTTCGCGTGGTGGTCTCGGATGCACGGGGACGCTTCGCGACGCCGGAGCGCTTTCCCGACGTGGACGAGCTCATCCTGGGGTGGCCGAGCGAGGTCCTCCCCCAGCTCCAGCTCGACGAGTTCAGTTATGTGGTCGTGATCACACACGACGCGAAGCTCGACAATCCCGCGCTGGTCGCCGCGCTGCGGAGCCCCGCTCCCTATGTCGGCGCCCTCGGCTCCAAGCGCACGCACGCACGCCGGATGAAGGCGCTGCGGGAAGCCGGGCTCTCGGACGAAGAGATCGGGCGGATCCATGCGCCCATTGGACTGGAAATCGGGGCCCGCACCCCTCAGGAGATCGCGCTCGCGACGATGGCCGAGATCGTCGCCGTCCGAAATGGCGCGTGGGCCGCGGACGGTGCGGGGGGTCCCCGATGA
- a CDS encoding XdhC family protein has product MNDILPTLEAWKAAGEEIALATVVRTVGSSPRPVGAKMAVTASEKMVGSVSGGCVEGAVSEAALEVLKTRAPKLLKFGVADEEAWAVGLSCGGTIEVFVEPLEW; this is encoded by the coding sequence GTGAACGACATTCTCCCGACCCTGGAGGCCTGGAAGGCGGCGGGCGAAGAGATCGCGCTCGCCACGGTGGTCCGGACCGTCGGATCCTCTCCCCGCCCCGTCGGCGCCAAGATGGCCGTCACCGCTTCGGAGAAGATGGTGGGGTCGGTGAGCGGCGGTTGCGTGGAGGGCGCGGTGTCCGAAGCCGCACTCGAGGTGCTGAAGACGCGCGCGCCCAAGCTCCTCAAGTTCGGCGTTGCCGACGAGGAGGCGTGGGCCGTGGGACTCTCCTGCGGTGGCACCATCGAGGTCTTCGTGGAGCCGCTCGAGTGGTGA
- the moaA gene encoding GTP 3',8-cyclase MoaA, whose protein sequence is MNMKNEERAGASPSTRGASVQPHRGTGPLQPRDTLDRPLHDLRISVTDRCNFRCVYCMPREVFGPGFAFLPKEEILTFEEIHRLVTIFVGLGVEKVRITGGEPLLRRELESLVAMLAGVEGITDLTLTTNASLLARQAKALGDAGLQRITVSLDALDDVAFRAMSDVEVPVATVLAGIRAAEKAGLAPIKVNMVVKRATNEGQILKMAEHFRGTGHILRFIEFMDVGTSNGWKLDDVVSAREIRDTIDARWPLEPIGANYAGEVAERYRYLDGGGEIGIIASVTRPFCATCSRARLTADGEFFTCLFASRGHPLRDLLRSGASGTEVADRIRDIWTRRTDRYSEIRSRATVGLPRVEMSRIGG, encoded by the coding sequence ATGAACATGAAGAATGAGGAACGAGCCGGCGCCAGCCCTTCCACGCGAGGGGCATCCGTCCAGCCGCACCGCGGAACCGGGCCTCTCCAGCCACGGGACACCCTCGACCGGCCTCTCCACGACCTGCGCATCTCGGTCACCGACCGGTGCAACTTCCGCTGCGTGTATTGCATGCCGCGGGAGGTATTCGGGCCGGGGTTCGCCTTCCTTCCGAAGGAAGAGATCCTGACCTTCGAGGAAATCCACAGGTTGGTAACCATTTTTGTGGGGCTCGGAGTGGAAAAGGTGCGGATCACCGGGGGAGAGCCGTTGCTCCGGCGGGAGCTCGAGTCGCTCGTGGCCATGTTGGCCGGGGTCGAAGGGATCACCGATCTCACGCTCACGACGAACGCTTCGCTCCTCGCCCGCCAGGCAAAGGCGCTCGGCGACGCGGGCCTCCAGCGGATCACGGTGAGCCTGGACGCGCTGGACGACGTCGCGTTCCGGGCGATGAGTGACGTCGAAGTCCCCGTCGCGACGGTTCTCGCGGGCATTCGCGCGGCCGAGAAGGCCGGGCTCGCCCCGATCAAGGTCAACATGGTGGTGAAGCGGGCCACGAACGAAGGCCAGATTCTCAAGATGGCCGAGCACTTTCGCGGGACCGGCCACATCCTGCGTTTCATCGAGTTCATGGACGTCGGCACGTCCAATGGATGGAAACTCGACGACGTGGTTTCGGCGCGTGAGATCCGGGACACGATCGACGCGCGTTGGCCCCTCGAGCCCATCGGCGCGAACTACGCCGGAGAAGTCGCCGAGCGGTACCGTTACCTGGACGGCGGCGGCGAGATCGGCATCATCGCCTCGGTCACTCGTCCCTTCTGCGCCACTTGCTCGCGGGCGCGCCTCACGGCCGACGGCGAATTTTTCACCTGCCTTTTCGCGAGCCGGGGGCATCCCCTTCGCGACCTCCTCCGCTCGGGTGCGTCCGGCACGGAAGTCGCCGATCGAATCCGCGACATCTGGACCCGCCGGACCGATCGCTATTCCGAGATCCGGAGCCGCGCCACGGTCGGCCTTCCCCGGGTCGAAATGTCCCGTATCGGCGGCTGA
- a CDS encoding MoaD/ThiS family protein, translated as MEVEVTFYGTLVQPAGGRKQTVRVPGDPPTVADLRAAIARALPAVAPQLHHAAVGMGPELFPDEAILRPDEEISILPPVSGG; from the coding sequence ATGGAGGTCGAAGTCACTTTCTACGGCACGCTCGTCCAGCCGGCCGGCGGTCGGAAACAAACGGTTCGCGTCCCCGGCGATCCGCCTACGGTCGCGGACTTGCGGGCGGCCATCGCGCGTGCGCTCCCCGCGGTCGCTCCCCAACTCCATCACGCGGCGGTGGGAATGGGGCCGGAGCTTTTCCCCGATGAGGCGATTCTCCGGCCGGATGAAGAGATTTCAATCCTCCCACCCGTGAGCGGCGGATAG